A window of the Mesotoga prima MesG1.Ag.4.2 genome harbors these coding sequences:
- a CDS encoding YgeY family selenium metabolism-linked hydrolase codes for MSRDLLTKAESYREELTEFLRDLVSIKSFSAGEREVVQRIQKEMEKVGFDEVRIDGLGNILGRIGSGKNVIAMDAHIDTVEVGNEKLWKVDPFGGVVSDGVIYGRGASDQKAGMAAMVYGARIMKEEGLLGDFTLYVTGTVMEEDCDGLCWRYIIKEDGIIPDYVVITEPTNLNIYRGHRGRMELQIRTSGLSCHASAPERGINAIYRMSRIIQQIEVLNERLKDDPFLGKGTIAVTQIFFKSPSQNAVADECTIQIDRRLTAGETKETVIEELKDAIRISGEEAEILELFYERPSYTGLVYPVEKYFPTWVMDESSEIVQKTVNTYKEVFGEEPFVDKWTFSTNGIATAGVFAIPTVGFGPANEIFAHSPDDQCPVDHLVKAAAMYALLPLRLSQ; via the coding sequence GTGTCGAGAGATCTTCTTACCAAGGCTGAATCATACCGCGAGGAACTTACCGAATTTCTTAGAGATCTTGTTAGTATCAAGAGCTTCTCCGCCGGCGAAAGAGAAGTGGTCCAGAGAATTCAAAAAGAGATGGAGAAAGTTGGATTCGATGAAGTCAGGATAGATGGACTGGGGAATATTCTTGGCAGAATAGGATCCGGCAAGAATGTGATTGCAATGGACGCCCACATAGATACCGTCGAAGTTGGAAACGAGAAACTCTGGAAAGTAGATCCCTTCGGCGGAGTGGTCTCTGACGGAGTAATCTACGGAAGGGGAGCTTCAGATCAGAAAGCCGGAATGGCAGCAATGGTCTATGGAGCCAGGATAATGAAAGAAGAGGGTCTTCTGGGAGACTTCACCCTTTACGTTACAGGGACGGTAATGGAAGAGGATTGCGACGGTCTGTGCTGGAGATACATAATCAAGGAAGACGGTATAATACCGGATTATGTCGTCATTACAGAACCGACAAATCTGAACATTTATAGAGGTCACAGAGGAAGAATGGAACTTCAAATTAGAACTTCAGGTCTCTCGTGTCACGCCAGCGCTCCTGAACGAGGAATCAATGCTATTTATAGAATGAGCCGAATCATTCAGCAAATCGAGGTTTTGAATGAAAGGTTAAAAGACGACCCCTTCCTCGGAAAGGGAACGATAGCAGTGACTCAGATCTTCTTCAAGTCTCCATCTCAAAACGCCGTTGCCGACGAATGCACCATACAGATTGACAGGAGACTAACAGCAGGCGAAACCAAAGAGACGGTTATAGAGGAACTCAAAGACGCTATAAGAATTTCAGGCGAAGAGGCGGAGATTTTGGAGCTTTTCTACGAAAGACCTTCGTACACTGGACTTGTCTATCCAGTCGAGAAGTACTTTCCGACATGGGTAATGGATGAAAGTAGTGAAATTGTTCAGAAGACAGTAAATACTTACAAGGAGGTCTTTGGAGAAGAGCCCTTTGTCGATAAATGGACTTTCTCCACAAATGGAATCGCAACGGCCGGTGTCTTTGCAATTCCGACAGTCGGATTCGGTCCTGCAAATGAGATTTTCGCTCACAGCCCGGACGATCAGTGCCCTGTGGATCATCTAGTTAAAGCGGCGGCCATGTATGCTCTTCTTCCATTAAGACTCTCTCAGTAG
- a CDS encoding ABC transporter ATP-binding protein, which yields MKTLEVRDLSSRIGNFDLGPIDLSVEKGEIVGLIGPSGCGKTLLLRTIAGLQEPLSGSVTINEDDVTFLEPHLRGLAFVFQDNALFPHMDTHDNIAFPLSVMKDREADAKVSKRAGELDGLSDYLDRWPKELPAGMKKLTAFARETVKKFNLIMLDEPFERLDKKIRIEMRSIIKRMLMALGESVLIVLNDPEDAMAIADRVFIMDSGVVLRQGSPTEIYDEPNSLFVMELFSAMGINRVGGRAFRPQDVELDDQGEEFNPEHCGPYDSKRIICNGKLGGEDVTLMLPIECRDMDSIFIRITRFFDL from the coding sequence ATGAAAACTCTCGAAGTGAGAGATCTCAGTAGCAGAATCGGAAATTTCGATCTCGGCCCTATCGACCTCTCTGTGGAAAAAGGAGAGATTGTTGGTCTAATAGGACCTTCCGGCTGCGGCAAAACGCTATTGTTAAGGACTATTGCCGGACTACAAGAGCCGCTCTCTGGAAGTGTAACAATTAATGAGGACGATGTGACCTTTCTGGAACCGCATCTAAGGGGACTCGCATTTGTGTTTCAGGATAACGCCTTGTTTCCTCATATGGATACTCACGATAACATTGCATTTCCTCTCTCGGTGATGAAGGACAGGGAGGCCGATGCCAAGGTCAGTAAAAGGGCAGGAGAGCTTGATGGCCTGTCTGACTACCTTGACCGCTGGCCTAAGGAACTTCCGGCAGGAATGAAGAAGCTCACAGCATTTGCGAGAGAAACGGTGAAGAAATTCAATTTAATAATGCTGGATGAACCATTCGAGAGACTCGACAAGAAGATCAGAATAGAGATGAGATCGATAATCAAGAGAATGCTGATGGCGTTGGGAGAGTCCGTTCTCATAGTGCTGAACGACCCGGAAGATGCAATGGCCATAGCGGATAGAGTCTTTATTATGGATAGCGGAGTCGTATTGAGACAAGGTTCTCCGACTGAGATCTATGATGAACCGAATTCTCTCTTTGTCATGGAGCTCTTCTCTGCTATGGGAATAAACAGAGTTGGTGGGAGAGCATTCAGACCTCAGGACGTCGAACTTGACGATCAGGGCGAGGAGTTCAATCCAGAGCATTGCGGACCCTACGATTCGAAGCGAATCATCTGCAACGGGAAGTTAGGAGGAGAAGACGTCACGTTAATGCTGCCAATTGAGTGCAGGGACATGGACTCGATCTTTATTAGAATCACCAGGTTTTTCGATCTGTAA
- a CDS encoding glycerophosphodiester phosphodiesterase family protein: MRVILKFTAIIVLLSISTALSATAEFDVQGHRGCRGLMPENTIAAFTHALKLGVDTIELDTVVTKDGVVVINHEAYLNPQRTRKDGQFIREKILIKDLTYEVLREFDIGRLSEPEDWPEQTQLDGQRVPSLEEVLSLVDEYNDSHGESVRVNIEIKHFPDRPSDTIDLKEHVHKVLEILLEKGFEELATIQSFNWEALKISKELEPSVQTAALVSKTNLDKSIWTAGLRLRNFGFDIGRMLASIGCSVISPSYSLMTDGWVESAHQSGLKIIPWTVNDLQEMERLIDLGVDGIITDYPDRLIELVSNR, from the coding sequence ATGAGAGTTATCTTGAAATTCACGGCAATTATCGTTCTTCTTTCTATTTCAACGGCACTTTCCGCGACGGCAGAGTTTGATGTGCAGGGGCACCGCGGCTGCAGGGGTCTCATGCCCGAGAATACTATCGCCGCCTTCACGCACGCTCTAAAACTGGGTGTTGACACCATAGAGCTTGACACGGTAGTCACCAAGGACGGTGTCGTCGTGATCAATCATGAAGCCTATCTCAATCCACAGCGGACAAGGAAAGACGGGCAATTCATACGAGAAAAAATACTCATAAAGGACCTCACTTACGAGGTGCTTAGAGAGTTCGACATTGGAAGGCTTAGCGAACCGGAAGACTGGCCCGAGCAGACCCAGCTGGACGGCCAGCGCGTTCCATCACTGGAAGAAGTGCTTTCCCTGGTTGATGAATATAACGATTCACACGGAGAATCCGTTAGGGTAAACATTGAGATCAAACATTTTCCCGATAGGCCTTCAGACACAATCGACCTGAAAGAACATGTTCACAAAGTCCTGGAAATACTTTTGGAAAAAGGCTTTGAGGAGCTAGCGACAATACAGTCCTTCAACTGGGAGGCACTCAAGATTTCGAAGGAACTTGAACCCTCAGTTCAAACTGCCGCTCTTGTGTCGAAAACCAATCTGGACAAGTCAATCTGGACTGCAGGGCTTAGATTGAGGAACTTTGGATTCGACATCGGAAGAATGCTGGCCAGTATAGGATGCAGCGTAATTTCACCCAGTTACTCGTTGATGACCGACGGCTGGGTGGAGAGCGCTCATCAATCCGGTTTGAAGATTATTCCGTGGACCGTCAATGATCTCCAGGAGATGGAAAGATTGATAGATCTCGGCGTTGACGGAATCATTACCGACTATCCTGATAGGCTTATTGAGCTGGTTTCGAACCGATAG
- a CDS encoding MFS transporter, with protein MNLSILFFEALIYASLATKNLLSQYFDISGFSSTEIGILMAVLPVVSLVSSPLWFKISSGLGQNRIYYIVSLSSAVCIWPIFAASDFLTSLLFMILFSLFFSAVVPLGDSIIMTSIKKTGGRFDRVRLFGTIGFAATSLLLSTVVGISFFWLFAATSVVLAFSPIFLKKKSDASRTEATESSAGAGSLLQFSMMTIGMFFGITLNSFHNSFIAVFTRQNGMDPSVVGIVFAITALSEIPFLLVADRIIERIGSMKILLFGMAVIGVRMILVSFATNVYALYLVESLHGLTYILMYYSLFHFIHYGLSGRQQIFAQSVFWIVRSGLTFIVGSIGGGIIIDAFSVFFAFRFFGYVGLLSAIIMTIVYLSFRRSRSNSG; from the coding sequence TTGAATCTGAGTATTCTCTTCTTTGAAGCTCTAATTTATGCGAGCCTGGCGACTAAGAATCTGCTTAGTCAGTATTTCGATATCTCGGGTTTTTCCTCGACAGAAATCGGGATACTGATGGCGGTCCTACCGGTCGTCTCGCTAGTTTCCAGTCCTCTGTGGTTCAAAATCAGCTCTGGACTGGGTCAGAACAGAATCTATTATATCGTATCTCTCTCTTCAGCCGTATGCATCTGGCCGATCTTTGCAGCCAGTGATTTCCTGACGTCCCTGCTCTTCATGATCCTCTTCTCTCTTTTCTTTTCGGCAGTCGTTCCACTCGGTGATTCGATAATAATGACGAGTATCAAGAAGACCGGAGGCCGTTTTGATCGCGTGAGGCTTTTCGGCACGATAGGGTTTGCAGCTACATCTCTGTTGCTGAGCACTGTCGTCGGAATCAGTTTCTTCTGGTTATTTGCGGCCACATCCGTGGTTCTGGCCTTCTCACCGATATTTCTCAAGAAAAAGTCGGACGCATCGAGAACAGAAGCCACTGAAAGCTCTGCCGGTGCAGGTTCCCTTCTTCAGTTTTCTATGATGACTATCGGAATGTTCTTTGGTATTACGTTGAACTCCTTCCATAATTCCTTCATTGCGGTCTTCACAAGGCAGAACGGGATGGACCCTTCGGTCGTTGGAATTGTCTTCGCAATTACCGCTCTTTCTGAGATTCCCTTCCTGCTGGTCGCCGACAGGATAATCGAAAGAATTGGCAGTATGAAGATCCTGCTATTCGGTATGGCGGTAATTGGAGTCAGGATGATCCTCGTCTCCTTCGCGACGAACGTTTACGCGCTCTATTTGGTGGAGTCGTTGCACGGTTTGACGTATATTCTAATGTATTACTCGCTTTTTCACTTCATCCATTACGGGCTTTCTGGCAGGCAGCAAATTTTCGCTCAAAGTGTCTTCTGGATTGTAAGGTCGGGACTGACCTTCATCGTAGGATCAATAGGAGGGGGAATAATTATCGACGCATTCTCAGTCTTCTTTGCCTTCAGGTTCTTTGGATATGTCGGGCTCTTATCAGCAATCATTATGACGATCGTTTACTTATCGTTTCGAAGATCACGATCTAATTCTGGATGA
- a CDS encoding ABC transporter substrate-binding protein, with protein MKKLLVLVLLCLSVFAFGKTTINFWHAMSGSRLGAVDAIIEGFNAENPGIEVIAQFTGSYAETLTKAIASYRAGDQPHIVQVYEVGLQTMLDSNAIKPVFELSGPDFDWGDVIGPILDYYTVGDQLYSMPFNSSSAILYYNKDIFRAAGLDPNKPPSTFDELYEMGRTIVESGAAQGGISFGWPAWVFEQTHSVHGQFYANNENGRVGKATEVYFNDAFGVKVLAEWIKWAQAKVFMYGGREYDANQAFLTKQVAMLIQSTSSVSSIESKADFEMGTTFLPVMPGYPKGNSVIGGATLWVMKGHTDEEYEAIWKFFQYLMKTEVTAEWHKSTGYFPATNSAVKKLMDEGWFAENPNHLTAFLQILSGTRVPEAQGVRLGNFVAIRDIVDGAIENAIQYTGSDYEGEAKRILDDAAEKTNTTLEEYTLIYGK; from the coding sequence ATGAAAAAGCTTCTTGTACTGGTTCTTCTGTGTTTGTCTGTCTTTGCTTTTGGAAAGACCACTATCAATTTCTGGCACGCTATGAGCGGTAGCAGGTTGGGTGCAGTCGATGCGATTATCGAAGGTTTCAATGCCGAAAATCCCGGCATTGAGGTAATTGCTCAGTTCACTGGCTCGTATGCCGAGACTCTTACCAAGGCTATAGCTTCATATCGAGCGGGAGATCAGCCTCACATCGTTCAGGTTTACGAGGTCGGTCTTCAGACCATGTTGGACAGTAACGCTATCAAACCGGTCTTTGAGCTTTCCGGTCCCGATTTTGATTGGGGAGACGTGATTGGCCCTATCCTCGATTATTACACAGTAGGCGACCAGCTCTATTCAATGCCTTTCAACTCTTCAAGCGCAATTCTCTATTACAACAAGGATATTTTCAGAGCAGCCGGACTCGATCCCAACAAGCCCCCTTCGACTTTTGATGAACTCTACGAAATGGGAAGAACAATCGTAGAATCGGGAGCCGCACAGGGCGGAATTTCCTTTGGTTGGCCGGCTTGGGTCTTTGAGCAGACACATTCGGTTCATGGCCAGTTCTACGCGAACAATGAAAACGGCAGAGTCGGCAAGGCAACGGAGGTTTATTTCAACGATGCTTTTGGTGTCAAGGTCCTTGCGGAATGGATAAAGTGGGCTCAGGCGAAAGTCTTCATGTACGGTGGCAGGGAGTACGATGCCAACCAGGCCTTCCTGACCAAGCAGGTTGCCATGTTGATTCAGTCGACATCGTCGGTAAGTTCTATCGAGTCGAAGGCCGATTTCGAAATGGGAACAACCTTCCTGCCGGTTATGCCAGGCTATCCAAAGGGAAACTCTGTCATTGGCGGAGCGACCCTGTGGGTAATGAAGGGCCATACAGACGAAGAGTATGAGGCGATCTGGAAATTCTTCCAGTACCTTATGAAGACTGAAGTTACTGCCGAGTGGCATAAGTCGACGGGCTACTTCCCAGCAACCAATAGCGCAGTCAAGAAACTCATGGATGAAGGTTGGTTTGCCGAAAATCCAAATCACCTTACGGCCTTCCTGCAGATTCTTTCGGGAACGAGAGTTCCCGAAGCACAGGGAGTAAGGCTAGGGAATTTCGTTGCAATAAGGGATATTGTCGACGGTGCTATCGAAAACGCAATTCAGTACACGGGAAGTGATTACGAGGGAGAGGCAAAGAGAATCCTCGATGACGCGGCAGAAAAAACGAACACTACTCTTGAAGAATACACATTGATCTACGGCAAGTAA
- a CDS encoding carbohydrate ABC transporter permease, protein MHSRFPNRFLPYLLLLPSVVVVIIFLIVPTIQSLYLSFFRVSPFGDRLIFVGWYNFSKLFKSSDYIDSLVITLVFAVFVVLIGLTLGMLLSVLLNQKLKGLQVYRTLFIWTYAISPAVAGTIWALMFSPSSGPITFLLKAIFGANVNWMMDGKVALVAVIIAASWKMLGYNIIFFLSGLQTIPQELMEASAIDGASSLRRFFKITIPLLSPTTFFLLIMNTLYAFFQVFGLIDIMTKGGPGDATQVLVYKLYRDGFINLDTGFASAQSIVLFIFVAILTVVQFRFAEQKVFYG, encoded by the coding sequence ATGCATAGTCGTTTTCCAAACAGGTTCTTACCCTACTTGCTACTTCTACCTTCGGTGGTCGTGGTCATCATCTTTTTGATTGTTCCAACTATTCAGTCGCTGTATTTGAGTTTCTTCAGGGTATCTCCTTTTGGTGACAGGCTGATATTCGTGGGCTGGTATAATTTCTCCAAGCTCTTCAAATCTTCAGATTACATTGACAGCCTCGTAATCACGCTTGTTTTTGCGGTTTTCGTCGTACTGATCGGTCTGACTCTGGGAATGTTGCTTTCAGTACTTCTCAATCAAAAGCTGAAGGGGCTGCAAGTATATCGAACTCTTTTCATCTGGACTTATGCGATTTCACCGGCCGTTGCGGGTACGATCTGGGCACTGATGTTCAGCCCTTCGAGCGGGCCGATCACGTTTTTGCTGAAGGCGATCTTCGGAGCAAACGTTAACTGGATGATGGATGGGAAAGTTGCCCTCGTTGCGGTAATCATTGCAGCTTCGTGGAAAATGCTCGGTTACAATATTATCTTTTTCCTGTCAGGACTCCAAACAATTCCTCAAGAATTGATGGAGGCTTCTGCAATAGATGGCGCATCGAGCCTTCGCAGATTCTTCAAGATCACTATTCCGTTGTTGTCGCCGACCACTTTCTTTCTGCTGATTATGAACACGCTGTACGCCTTTTTTCAGGTCTTCGGACTGATCGACATAATGACGAAGGGCGGCCCTGGCGACGCAACGCAAGTGCTGGTTTACAAGTTGTACAGAGACGGATTTATAAACCTCGATACCGGTTTCGCATCAGCGCAGTCAATAGTACTCTTCATTTTTGTTGCCATCTTGACGGTTGTGCAGTTCAGGTTTGCCGAGCAAAAGGTCTTCTATGGATGA
- a CDS encoding carbohydrate ABC transporter permease: MKQRKSSIFLSYLFLTIALVVIMFPIYYAFTMSTFDEKEAYSFPPKFIPSIHAVDNFATAWKTVNMGRLIFNSAFISITVALAKIFLSMLAAFAFTYFGNFKGKYFFFAVILITHMLPLPIRIVPTYELMRTFGWVNTYRALTIPFFASATGTLLFRQLFMTVPSSLSDAARIDGAGPMRFLFNVLIPLSKTNVGALFLIEFTYMWNEYLWPMIVTNSNNMRVVQIGIKMLLASEAQAAEWNIIMAGAIIAMVPPLIMLLLFQKTFMEGFSLKEEK, from the coding sequence ATGAAGCAGAGGAAATCATCGATCTTTCTGAGCTATCTCTTTCTGACAATAGCGCTCGTAGTAATAATGTTTCCGATTTACTACGCCTTCACCATGAGCACATTCGACGAAAAGGAAGCCTACTCGTTCCCTCCCAAGTTCATTCCAAGCATCCACGCTGTCGATAACTTTGCAACGGCCTGGAAGACCGTGAATATGGGAAGATTGATCTTCAACAGTGCATTCATTTCAATTACCGTGGCACTTGCAAAGATATTTCTTTCGATGCTCGCTGCCTTTGCTTTCACCTATTTCGGCAATTTCAAAGGAAAGTACTTCTTTTTTGCAGTTATACTGATAACCCACATGCTGCCGCTTCCGATCAGAATCGTGCCGACTTATGAACTGATGAGAACATTCGGCTGGGTCAACACTTATCGAGCGCTTACAATTCCCTTTTTTGCCAGCGCAACAGGCACGCTTCTCTTCCGGCAACTGTTCATGACCGTTCCCTCTTCTCTTTCAGATGCGGCGAGGATCGACGGGGCGGGACCGATGAGGTTCTTGTTCAATGTTCTCATACCTCTTTCGAAGACTAATGTCGGAGCACTATTTCTGATTGAATTCACATATATGTGGAACGAGTACCTGTGGCCGATGATTGTTACGAACAGCAACAACATGAGGGTTGTTCAGATAGGAATAAAAATGCTTCTGGCCAGTGAGGCTCAGGCAGCGGAGTGGAACATTATTATGGCGGGAGCAATAATCGCTATGGTCCCTCCGTTGATTATGCTGTTATTGTTCCAGAAAACCTTTATGGAAGGATTCAGCCTGAAAGAAGAGAAGTAG
- a CDS encoding FMN-binding protein produces MKGRTLIKVLVTVGILIAALLIIMFAFVVPKLEAGLKELDTLEFAPLNLSELDDGYYEGSFGAGIVSATVRVAVSGHEIKSIEIVKHNNGRGKPAEAITASVIENQSVEVDVISGATYSSKVILKAIENALNR; encoded by the coding sequence ATGAAGGGAAGGACCCTTATAAAAGTACTTGTCACGGTTGGAATTCTCATAGCAGCCCTGTTAATAATTATGTTTGCATTTGTCGTTCCAAAACTCGAAGCCGGACTGAAAGAACTGGACACACTCGAATTTGCACCGCTCAATCTCTCTGAGCTGGATGACGGGTATTACGAGGGCAGCTTCGGGGCCGGAATAGTGAGTGCAACTGTAAGAGTAGCAGTATCTGGGCATGAAATCAAATCAATTGAGATCGTCAAGCACAATAACGGCAGAGGAAAGCCCGCGGAAGCGATCACAGCATCGGTTATCGAAAACCAGTCTGTCGAGGTGGATGTAATCTCCGGGGCGACCTACAGCAGTAAGGTAATTCTAAAGGCGATCGAAAATGCCCTGAACAGATAG
- a CDS encoding flavodoxin domain-containing protein: protein MKTAIIYATRSGTAEKCSAKISEMLSGESTVVNIKKVSSPDLSGYDSVIVGASIRIGKVQKEISEFVQKNLETLKAKRLGVFLCMGAGEENFNEYLSQNFPKEFLDKCKSKGFFGGEFNLERLGFLSKMMLKAASKGKPQPHIIPGNIDRFVKDFED from the coding sequence ATGAAAACCGCAATCATCTACGCAACGAGAAGTGGAACAGCCGAAAAGTGCTCGGCAAAAATCTCTGAAATGCTCTCCGGCGAAAGTACCGTCGTCAACATCAAGAAGGTCTCTTCGCCAGATCTATCTGGATATGATTCAGTTATCGTTGGAGCTTCCATCAGAATCGGAAAAGTACAGAAAGAGATTTCCGAGTTCGTACAGAAAAACCTCGAAACGCTTAAGGCAAAGCGCCTCGGTGTGTTCCTTTGTATGGGTGCTGGAGAAGAGAACTTCAACGAGTACTTGTCCCAAAACTTCCCGAAGGAATTTCTCGACAAATGCAAATCTAAAGGTTTCTTTGGAGGTGAGTTTAATCTAGAGAGACTGGGATTCCTTTCAAAAATGATGTTGAAAGCCGCCTCAAAGGGTAAGCCACAGCCCCATATCATCCCGGGTAATATTGACAGATTTGTCAAAGACTTTGAGGATTAG
- the rpsF gene encoding 30S ribosomal protein S6, giving the protein MKRIYETMFIVSPKLDEEERNAMAEKVRDYIVERVGGTIEKFDRWGIRKLAYRVAKGFSEGDYTVVQFRAEPETLDILERFFGITPDVFRWQTFRREDLEKAEKKASLKPAEAVEEPETVEVVESVEAAAETVVEDSSDEAAGVETETVEEVKQTEE; this is encoded by the coding sequence ATGAAGAGGATTTACGAAACGATGTTCATAGTCTCGCCAAAGCTAGATGAAGAAGAGCGTAATGCGATGGCTGAAAAGGTAAGAGACTACATTGTTGAACGAGTCGGAGGAACCATCGAAAAGTTCGACAGATGGGGTATTAGAAAGCTCGCTTACAGAGTTGCAAAGGGCTTCAGTGAAGGTGACTACACGGTAGTTCAGTTCAGGGCCGAACCCGAAACTCTAGACATTCTTGAGAGATTCTTCGGTATTACACCCGATGTTTTCAGGTGGCAGACCTTCAGGAGAGAGGATCTTGAGAAGGCGGAAAAGAAGGCCTCGCTGAAACCGGCTGAAGCAGTTGAAGAACCGGAGACTGTTGAGGTAGTGGAGAGTGTTGAAGCAGCGGCCGAGACCGTTGTAGAAGATAGCTCTGATGAAGCGGCCGGTGTGGAAACCGAGACGGTTGAAGAAGTAAAGCAGACGGAGGAGTAA
- a CDS encoding single-stranded DNA-binding protein: MSISYNHVVLIGRLTRDPEIKFAASGTQITTFTLAVDRNIPSSNNDNTDFIRIVTFGKTAEFVGNYITKGRLILVEGSLRINKWKTQDGEPRSNAEVAASNIRFMETKAQAQQSSGGFDRPSQDTGVIEATGNDDITFFGSETEDSGSDDIPF, translated from the coding sequence ATGTCTATTAGCTACAATCATGTTGTCCTGATAGGTAGGCTTACTCGCGATCCTGAGATCAAGTTTGCCGCAAGCGGTACCCAGATAACCACATTCACTCTTGCGGTAGATAGGAATATTCCATCGTCTAACAATGACAACACTGATTTCATTAGGATTGTAACTTTTGGCAAGACGGCTGAGTTTGTTGGAAACTACATAACCAAAGGCAGACTGATACTTGTTGAGGGTTCTTTGAGAATCAACAAGTGGAAGACCCAGGATGGGGAACCAAGATCGAACGCGGAAGTCGCGGCTTCCAATATTCGGTTCATGGAAACCAAAGCCCAGGCCCAACAGTCTTCCGGAGGTTTTGACAGACCGTCGCAGGATACCGGTGTGATTGAAGCCACTGGAAACGATGACATTACTTTCTTTGGAAGTGAGACAGAAGACTCCGGGAGCGACGATATCCCATTTTAA
- the rpsR gene encoding 30S ribosomal protein S18: MVRDNRRRGRSRRKCRLCGTKTTYIDYKNISLLRDYVTEKGKIIPKRITGNCAKHQRMVKEAIQRARFMALLPYTKE, from the coding sequence ATGGTAAGAGATAACAGAAGAAGAGGAAGAAGCAGAAGAAAGTGCAGACTCTGCGGTACAAAGACGACATACATTGATTATAAGAATATCTCTTTGCTCCGTGATTATGTGACAGAGAAAGGTAAGATAATTCCAAAACGTATTACCGGAAACTGCGCCAAACACCAGAGGATGGTGAAGGAAGCGATTCAGAGGGCGAGATTCATGGCGCTGCTTCCTTACACTAAAGAGTAA
- the rplI gene encoding 50S ribosomal protein L9, translating to MKVILLKDLSNVGKAGEVKNVSDGYGRNFLIPKGFAVEANAKEMAKLKQTQKQKEEKEERIRKASEELLHELQKHHFTIKAKSGVSGKLFGAVTSGDISNHIRSVIGVDIDKREIDLEDHIKQTGEYKVDVKLPGNVKGKIALKVEGLEEE from the coding sequence ATGAAGGTGATTCTTCTCAAAGACTTAAGCAACGTTGGAAAAGCCGGTGAAGTGAAGAATGTGTCGGACGGTTACGGTAGAAACTTCCTGATTCCTAAGGGTTTTGCGGTTGAAGCCAATGCCAAAGAGATGGCGAAACTTAAGCAGACGCAGAAACAGAAGGAAGAAAAGGAAGAAAGGATAAGGAAGGCGAGCGAGGAGCTGCTTCATGAGCTTCAAAAGCATCACTTCACAATAAAAGCAAAATCAGGCGTGAGCGGCAAGCTATTTGGAGCCGTAACCTCGGGAGATATTTCCAACCATATAAGGTCCGTAATAGGCGTTGATATCGATAAGAGAGAAATTGATCTAGAGGATCACATCAAACAGACTGGTGAATACAAAGTGGATGTCAAGCTTCCAGGCAATGTAAAGGGAAAGATCGCTTTGAAAGTCGAAGGCCTGGAGGAAGAATAA